From Dioscorea cayenensis subsp. rotundata cultivar TDr96_F1 unplaced genomic scaffold, TDr96_F1_v2_PseudoChromosome.rev07_lg8_w22 25.fasta BLBR01000429.1, whole genome shotgun sequence, a single genomic window includes:
- the LOC120254362 gene encoding NADH-quinone oxidoreductase subunit N 1 — MWAPDIYEGSPTPVTAFLSIAPKISISANMSRVSIVGSYGGTWQQIFFFCSIASMILGALAAMAQTKVKRPLAHSSIGHVGYIRTGFSCGTIEGIQSLLIGIFIYASMTIDAFTAKRRNDAGHFLGEARLRWRVKKPPSGGISMPRLDRSHDQRIRYRALKRQFDRLYKFDTRMNCSAPSKMHAVRWELVCRPKTEGGLEIRSLKDWNTASQARLFWEVASGKNDLRG, encoded by the exons ATGTGGGCACCTGATATCTATGAGGGTTCACCCACCCCGGTGACAGCATTCCTTTCTATTGCGCCTAAAATCTCTATTTCTGCAAATATGTCACGTGTTTCTATTGTTGGTTCCTATGGAGGTACATGGCAACAAATCTTCTTTTTCTGCAGCATTGCTTCTATGATTTTAGGAGCACTGGCCGCCATGGCCCAAACGAAAGTCAAAAGACCTCTAGCTCATAGTTCGATTGGACATGTAGGTTATATTCGTACTGGTTTCTCATGTGGAACCATAGAAGGAATTCAATCACTACTAAttggtatatttatttatgcatcAATGACGATAGATGCATTCACAGCGAAAAGGCGTAACGATGCTGGGCACTTTCTTGGAGAGGCTCGG CTTAGGTGGAGGGTGAAGAAGCCTCCTTCCGGGGGGATCAGCATGCCTCG GTTAGATCGGTCTCATGATCAGCGCATTCGATACCGGGCCCTTAAACGGCAGTTCGATAGGCTTTATAAGTTCGACACCAG AATGAATTGCTCTGCCCCCTCAAAAATGCACGCGGTGAGATGGGAACTCGTCTGCAGACCGAAAACGGAGGGCGGTTTGGAAATTCGAAGTTTGAAAGACTGGAACACTGCCAGTCAGGCTAGATTATTCTGGGAAGTAGCTAGTGGTAAGAATGATCTTAGGGGCTGA